Proteins encoded by one window of Mesorhizobium sp. INR15:
- a CDS encoding sugar ABC transporter ATP-binding protein, translating to MSDAPLISVRGLAKRYGRAVVLEEMNLAVARGAIHAVVGESGAGKSTLMKILAGIVKPDSGTITIDGRNVTIDSPNSARKHGISTAFQETGLFPERSVLANLFVNRQPLRSGLISLSEMKGRSHTLLRQLGLDLDVRRPLLDLSAGERQLVGIARALLESPRLLILDEPNSALDQGEAERLLAVLRSLQARGMTMLYVSNRLEEVFAIADQITILRNGRDVLTKERSELTASEERMIGQLRHASLLPALPASPATAGAVRPRLTISGLGAGILSGASFSARGGEIVGLAGLEGSGISDLLALLFGLRRPREGKANFPDGSGLPRSPTEAARRNIALISGDRRRNGLMLDKSLAFNMSGIVVGARNWGSFWYSPKAALGRAGRQIDALRIKVMPDMPAASLSAGEQQKLILGKWLEIGPQVVLLDDPVRGIDVGGKQEIYALIRQIAASGCIVLFNSSELSELAGLSDRVLAFSKGELAGDISGTDMDSENISRLITIGKAPRAEQPWKTRQEGTA from the coding sequence ATGTCCGATGCGCCGCTGATTTCCGTGCGCGGCCTTGCCAAGCGTTATGGCAGGGCTGTGGTGCTCGAAGAGATGAACCTCGCGGTCGCGCGCGGGGCGATCCATGCTGTCGTCGGCGAGAGCGGCGCTGGCAAGTCAACGCTGATGAAAATACTCGCTGGCATCGTCAAACCGGACAGCGGCACCATCACGATCGATGGCCGCAACGTGACCATCGACAGTCCCAACTCAGCGCGAAAACACGGCATAAGCACAGCCTTCCAGGAAACAGGACTGTTTCCCGAGCGGTCGGTGCTGGCCAATCTGTTCGTCAACCGCCAGCCCTTGCGCAGTGGCTTGATCTCGCTCAGCGAAATGAAAGGCCGCAGTCACACACTGTTGCGGCAGCTTGGTCTGGATCTTGATGTCCGCCGGCCCCTCCTCGATCTCAGTGCCGGCGAACGGCAACTCGTCGGCATTGCCCGCGCATTGCTGGAGAGCCCAAGGCTGTTGATCCTCGACGAACCGAATTCGGCACTCGACCAAGGCGAGGCCGAACGGCTGCTTGCGGTGCTGCGCAGTCTCCAGGCGAGAGGCATGACCATGCTCTACGTCTCGAACCGGCTGGAAGAAGTGTTTGCCATCGCCGACCAGATAACGATCCTGCGCAACGGGCGTGACGTGCTGACGAAAGAACGATCGGAACTGACGGCTTCCGAGGAGCGCATGATCGGGCAATTGCGGCACGCGTCCCTGCTGCCGGCCCTGCCCGCCTCGCCAGCCACCGCCGGCGCGGTGCGCCCTCGGCTGACGATCTCCGGCCTTGGCGCCGGCATATTGTCTGGCGCCAGCTTCTCGGCCCGTGGCGGCGAGATTGTCGGGCTTGCCGGGCTTGAAGGATCAGGGATTTCAGACCTGCTTGCCTTGCTGTTCGGACTGCGGCGGCCGCGTGAGGGAAAGGCGAACTTTCCCGATGGATCAGGCTTGCCTCGCAGCCCCACGGAGGCCGCCCGGCGCAACATCGCGCTGATTTCGGGAGACCGCCGGCGCAACGGCCTGATGCTGGACAAATCCCTCGCCTTCAACATGTCCGGCATCGTTGTCGGCGCCCGCAACTGGGGTTCGTTCTGGTATTCGCCCAAGGCCGCGCTTGGCAGGGCTGGGCGGCAAATCGATGCGCTGCGCATCAAGGTCATGCCGGATATGCCGGCGGCCTCGCTGAGCGCTGGCGAACAGCAGAAGCTGATCCTCGGCAAATGGCTGGAAATCGGACCACAGGTCGTCCTGCTCGACGATCCGGTGCGCGGCATCGATGTTGGCGGCAAGCAGGAGATTTACGCTCTGATCAGGCAGATCGCGGCCAGCGGCTGCATTGTGTTGTTCAACTCCAGCGAACTCTCCGAATTGGCGGGACTGAGCGACCGAGTGCTCGCCTTCTCCAAGGGCGAGCTCGCAGGCGATATCTCAGGAACCGACATGGACAGCGAGAACATTTCGCGGCTGATCACCATCGGCAAGGCACCACGCGCCGAACAGCCGTGGAAGACGCGTCAAGAGGGAACGGCATGA
- a CDS encoding ABC transporter permease — MMRTDPAVSLAGSAARTARRRFHLPREITAIVALVVLVAAVDFLRPGFADPTNLLSLLVTASFAGMLALGMVFVLAIREIDLSAGWMFHLAAMFAVLLMVDGINPWLAALAGVGLGAGLGLLNGLLVTTLRLPAIIVTLGTYLMFDGLAAVIGKGHALTAVDQSGGFFSIIQGKVFGVVPIVLLVLTAMILAMHVALHRTRFGYRVQAVGSNPEAAIHAGIPVTWTRLQTLVLMGAISGLSGVIYVGFRGGIDAGEGSDFGLLAIVAAIVGGTSISGGHGSVIGAAIGMMIVQVILSGLVLSGVDASWATFVTGALVLLALLLDRLMRWQRAWRAERRQKLRPN; from the coding sequence ATGATGAGAACTGATCCCGCCGTGTCGCTTGCCGGCTCGGCGGCCCGCACTGCAAGACGCCGCTTTCACCTGCCTCGGGAAATCACGGCCATCGTCGCGCTGGTCGTGTTGGTGGCTGCTGTCGATTTCCTCAGGCCGGGGTTTGCCGACCCGACCAATCTGCTTTCCTTGTTGGTCACCGCCAGCTTCGCCGGCATGCTGGCGCTCGGCATGGTGTTCGTACTCGCCATCCGCGAGATCGACCTTTCCGCCGGTTGGATGTTCCATCTGGCAGCGATGTTCGCCGTCCTGCTGATGGTTGATGGCATCAACCCCTGGCTTGCCGCTCTTGCCGGTGTGGGCCTGGGTGCGGGCCTCGGCCTGCTCAACGGGCTGCTCGTCACCACGCTGCGCCTGCCCGCCATCATTGTCACACTTGGCACCTATCTGATGTTCGATGGGCTGGCGGCCGTGATCGGTAAAGGTCACGCGCTCACAGCCGTCGATCAGAGCGGCGGCTTCTTCTCGATCATCCAGGGCAAGGTCTTTGGCGTCGTGCCGATTGTCCTGCTGGTATTGACCGCGATGATATTGGCGATGCATGTCGCGCTTCATCGCACCCGCTTCGGCTACCGCGTTCAGGCTGTCGGCAGCAATCCGGAGGCGGCGATCCATGCCGGCATCCCCGTAACGTGGACGCGACTGCAGACATTGGTGCTGATGGGCGCCATCTCGGGCCTATCCGGCGTCATCTATGTGGGTTTTCGCGGCGGCATCGACGCGGGTGAAGGCAGCGATTTCGGCTTGCTGGCCATCGTGGCCGCAATTGTCGGCGGCACATCCATTTCCGGCGGACATGGCTCCGTCATCGGCGCGGCGATCGGCATGATGATCGTCCAGGTGATCTTGAGCGGCCTGGTTTTGTCAGGCGTTGACGCAAGCTGGGCCACATTTGTGACCGGTGCCCTGGTGCTGCTGGCTCTGTTGCTGGACAGGCTGATGAGATGGCAGCGCGCATGGCGTGCGGAGCGCCGGCAAAAATTACGCCCAAACTGA
- a CDS encoding substrate-binding domain-containing protein, whose protein sequence is MLTRLRLLVLSLIVALAIPAAAQAKTFYWISHGGPADPVWTYFLAGAKQWAKDTGNTVNTSFHNGDVASQQEAVRAALSAKADGIVTTSPDPGSLVEIVKEARAAKVPIINFNTPDPKADFNAYVGGDNVTFGKHWAQYLVDKGLVKKGDFVWMPVEIPGATYGVQEEEGIKSVFGPLGITYEITEATLDQAEVINRMVDYLTANKAKVKAIIGLGDLVTGSIKRVFDQVGVKPGEIPVVGWGNSLDTTQEVLNGYVNAGQWQDPQATSYVALSLANMAAGGIPPGFNVITGALYEKDTAQIYDNILSGK, encoded by the coding sequence ATGCTGACAAGGCTACGGTTACTTGTCTTGAGCCTGATCGTCGCGCTGGCCATTCCGGCAGCGGCGCAGGCCAAGACTTTCTACTGGATTTCGCATGGCGGCCCGGCTGATCCGGTCTGGACCTACTTCCTCGCCGGCGCCAAGCAATGGGCGAAGGACACCGGCAACACCGTCAACACCTCGTTTCACAATGGCGATGTCGCCTCGCAGCAGGAAGCGGTTCGCGCCGCCCTCTCGGCCAAGGCCGACGGCATCGTCACCACCAGCCCAGATCCCGGCAGCCTTGTCGAAATCGTCAAGGAAGCACGCGCGGCGAAAGTGCCGATCATCAACTTCAACACGCCCGACCCGAAGGCGGACTTCAATGCCTATGTCGGCGGCGACAACGTCACCTTCGGCAAGCATTGGGCGCAATACTTGGTCGACAAGGGCTTGGTGAAGAAGGGCGACTTCGTCTGGATGCCGGTCGAGATTCCCGGCGCCACCTATGGCGTTCAGGAAGAGGAAGGCATCAAGAGCGTCTTCGGTCCGCTCGGCATAACCTACGAAATCACGGAGGCGACGCTTGACCAGGCCGAAGTGATCAACCGTATGGTCGATTACCTCACCGCCAACAAAGCCAAGGTCAAGGCAATCATCGGTCTCGGCGATCTGGTCACCGGCTCGATCAAGCGGGTGTTCGACCAGGTTGGCGTCAAGCCAGGCGAAATCCCGGTCGTCGGCTGGGGCAACTCGCTCGACACCACCCAGGAAGTGCTGAACGGCTATGTCAATGCCGGCCAGTGGCAGGACCCGCAGGCGACCAGCTATGTAGCGCTTTCGCTGGCAAACATGGCTGCCGGCGGCATTCCTCCCGGCTTCAATGTCATCACCGGCGCGCTCTACGAAAAGGACACCGCGCAGATCTACGACAACATTCTGTCCGGCAAGTAA
- a CDS encoding ABC transporter permease translates to MENHSLIQRLIARPEFGPFVLLIVEIAVFWSFNHDFLSPQNISNTLAFTVELGLIALAMTLLMTSGEFDLSVGSLFGFSPVLMWTLFNSGLTSLEVGFVAALLVAALIGLVNGWFVTQLKIPSFLVTLGMLLVVRGTALFVTDGFPQRTWSAEGSWLAEVLVGDFFIGPFRIYMSLFWFIAAAIALGYVLTQSRTGNWIQAAGGNPGAARARGVNVSGVKIGLFVLSSVMASLAGVISSLRTSAANPNSGTGYELEVIAMVVIGGTALTGGRGTIIGTVLGILILRVMRNGIVLIGVPGLAYNIFIGAIILGMMALHSWLERRHQAGT, encoded by the coding sequence GTGGAAAATCATTCGCTCATCCAACGCCTGATCGCGCGGCCTGAATTCGGGCCCTTCGTACTGCTCATCGTCGAGATTGCTGTTTTCTGGAGCTTCAATCACGACTTCCTGTCCCCCCAGAACATCTCCAACACACTGGCCTTCACGGTCGAACTCGGCCTCATCGCGCTGGCCATGACCCTGTTGATGACCTCTGGCGAATTCGACCTTTCGGTCGGCTCGCTGTTCGGATTTTCACCGGTGTTGATGTGGACGCTGTTCAACAGCGGCCTCACTTCGCTGGAAGTCGGCTTTGTCGCCGCGCTCCTGGTCGCCGCCCTGATCGGGCTGGTCAACGGCTGGTTCGTGACGCAGCTCAAGATCCCCTCCTTCCTGGTGACACTCGGCATGCTGCTGGTGGTGCGCGGCACCGCCTTGTTCGTCACCGACGGTTTTCCGCAGCGGACCTGGAGCGCGGAAGGCAGCTGGCTGGCCGAGGTGCTGGTCGGCGACTTCTTCATCGGGCCATTCCGCATATACATGTCGCTGTTCTGGTTCATCGCGGCGGCAATCGCGCTCGGCTACGTGCTGACGCAAAGCCGCACCGGCAACTGGATCCAGGCCGCCGGCGGCAACCCAGGTGCCGCACGGGCGCGCGGCGTCAATGTCAGCGGCGTCAAGATCGGCCTTTTCGTTCTGTCGTCGGTGATGGCATCGCTCGCCGGTGTCATCAGTTCGCTGCGAACATCGGCCGCCAATCCCAACAGCGGCACCGGCTACGAGCTCGAAGTCATTGCCATGGTGGTGATCGGCGGTACGGCGCTGACCGGCGGGCGCGGCACCATCATCGGCACGGTGCTCGGCATCCTCATCCTGCGCGTCATGCGCAATGGCATCGTGCTGATCGGCGTGCCCGGTCTTGCCTACAACATCTTCATCGGCGCGATCATCCTTGGCATGATGGCGCTTCACTCATGGCTGGAACGCCGGCACCAGGCAGGGACTTGA
- a CDS encoding ATP-binding cassette domain-containing protein, whose translation MAEPLIRMQNIRKSYGRVQALEDANFHVNVKEIVGLLGDNGAGKSTLIKVLSGAVPLTSGDIFIRGKKVNFRSTSDAIAHGIETIYQDSALVTQLSIARNLFLGREPIKPPRFLNRMDQDAMNVVARDLLKQVGISKNIPPTTPIGSLSGGERQAVAIARAMHFDSDLIILDEPTNNLGVAETQGVLSFVRNARDSGHSCIFIAHNIHHVFQVVDRIVVMRRGKVVADDIDPKKTTVAEVERIITGMSEKEIRDAVVEGSSPRH comes from the coding sequence ATGGCCGAGCCACTGATCCGCATGCAGAACATTCGCAAGTCCTACGGACGCGTGCAGGCGCTGGAGGATGCGAATTTCCATGTCAACGTGAAGGAGATCGTCGGGCTGCTCGGCGACAATGGCGCCGGCAAATCGACGCTCATCAAGGTGCTGTCGGGTGCCGTGCCACTGACCAGCGGCGACATTTTCATCCGTGGCAAGAAGGTGAATTTCCGCAGCACCAGCGACGCCATCGCGCATGGCATCGAAACGATCTACCAGGACTCGGCGCTGGTGACGCAATTGTCGATCGCCCGCAACCTGTTCCTCGGCCGCGAGCCAATCAAGCCGCCGCGCTTTCTCAACCGCATGGACCAGGACGCCATGAACGTCGTGGCCCGCGATCTGCTGAAGCAGGTCGGCATTTCCAAGAACATCCCGCCAACGACGCCGATCGGTTCGCTGTCAGGCGGTGAACGCCAGGCGGTGGCGATAGCCCGCGCCATGCATTTCGACAGCGACCTCATTATCCTTGACGAGCCGACCAACAATCTCGGTGTCGCCGAGACGCAAGGCGTGCTGAGCTTCGTGCGCAACGCCCGCGATTCCGGCCATTCCTGCATCTTTATCGCTCACAATATCCATCACGTCTTCCAGGTGGTGGACCGCATCGTCGTCATGCGCCGGGGCAAGGTGGTGGCGGATGATATCGACCCGAAGAAAACCACTGTCGCGGAAGTCGAACGGATCATCACCGGCATGTCGGAAAAGGAAATCCGCGACGCCGTCGTAGAAGGCTCATCGCCGCGGCATTGA
- a CDS encoding LacI family DNA-binding transcriptional regulator has translation MKATVSDIARSCGLSTATVDRVLNNRAGASAANRQRVMEAAKQLGYLPVADQVTLPSKPAHLEFLLPIGTNAFMRDLAGHIEDYAARLPLVASCRIHNLTGISPNALQSSVENLSLRTNGVGVIAVDHPRTRNILRDIVEAGMRLVTLVSDVPAAPRSAYVGIDNRVAGRTAALLMGRFLGGRTGHLAMVVGSRSYRGHEEREMGFRSVLSEEFPNLTISSAVEINDEPEVSYTATMKALHNEPELLGIYCVGAGRSGVAKALREIKPVKKPIFICHDLTRETRGYLVDDLLDVVIDQNARLIAEQSVIRLLGSIASSAPYLTRKFIEPRLILRENVPVQ, from the coding sequence ATGAAAGCCACTGTCTCCGACATCGCCAGGAGTTGCGGGCTGTCGACCGCCACGGTCGACCGCGTGCTCAACAACCGGGCAGGCGCCAGCGCGGCCAATCGCCAGCGAGTCATGGAGGCGGCCAAGCAGCTCGGCTATCTGCCGGTCGCCGACCAGGTGACACTGCCCTCGAAACCGGCCCATCTGGAATTCCTGCTGCCGATCGGCACCAATGCTTTCATGCGGGACCTTGCCGGACATATCGAGGATTATGCGGCGCGCTTGCCACTGGTCGCGTCGTGCCGGATCCACAACCTCACCGGCATTTCGCCAAACGCGCTGCAGTCGTCGGTCGAAAACCTGTCACTGCGGACCAACGGGGTCGGGGTGATAGCGGTCGATCATCCGCGAACCCGCAATATCCTGCGTGATATCGTCGAAGCAGGCATGCGCCTGGTCACGCTGGTGTCCGACGTTCCGGCTGCACCCCGCTCGGCCTATGTCGGCATTGACAACCGGGTGGCCGGACGAACCGCGGCGCTGTTGATGGGACGGTTCCTCGGTGGCCGCACCGGTCATCTGGCAATGGTCGTGGGGTCACGCTCCTATCGCGGCCATGAAGAGCGCGAAATGGGCTTCCGCTCGGTGCTCAGCGAAGAGTTCCCCAATCTCACCATCTCGAGCGCGGTCGAAATCAACGACGAGCCGGAAGTGAGCTATACCGCGACCATGAAGGCGCTTCACAACGAACCGGAATTGCTGGGTATCTATTGTGTCGGAGCCGGGCGCTCGGGCGTGGCGAAAGCGCTCAGGGAGATCAAGCCGGTGAAGAAGCCGATATTCATCTGCCATGACCTGACCCGCGAAACGCGTGGTTACCTCGTCGACGACCTGCTTGATGTCGTCATTGACCAGAATGCCAGGCTGATTGCGGAGCAATCGGTCATCCGGCTGCTCGGCTCGATTGCCTCTTCCGCGCCCTATCTGACGCGGAAATTCATTGAACCAAGGCTGATCTTGCGAGAGAACGTGCCAGTGCAGTGA
- a CDS encoding TetR/AcrR family transcriptional regulator — translation MTDGVVERARPRDRILETARDMFHKHGIKGVGVDAITEAAGTNKMTLYRHFESKDDLIIECLRATASKAGAMWEMFEAEHPGDKLAQLHAWVRKAAEMLNTDGRGCDMANAAAELTEPDHPARRVIKELKEAQRERLVALCRGAGIGQAELLADTLSLLFEGARVSVQTVGTEGPSTQFVRMAEGLILSFRGGASAG, via the coding sequence ATGACTGACGGCGTCGTGGAGCGCGCTCGTCCCCGGGACCGGATCCTGGAGACGGCACGTGACATGTTCCATAAGCACGGCATCAAGGGCGTCGGCGTCGACGCCATCACTGAAGCTGCCGGCACGAACAAGATGACGCTCTACCGTCATTTCGAGTCCAAGGATGATCTGATCATCGAATGCCTGCGCGCCACTGCATCCAAGGCCGGCGCGATGTGGGAAATGTTCGAGGCAGAGCATCCAGGCGACAAGCTCGCGCAATTGCATGCCTGGGTCCGCAAGGCGGCTGAGATGCTCAACACCGACGGCCGTGGCTGCGATATGGCCAACGCCGCGGCTGAGTTGACTGAACCCGACCACCCGGCCAGGCGCGTGATCAAGGAACTCAAGGAAGCCCAGCGGGAACGTCTGGTTGCGCTCTGCCGGGGTGCCGGTATAGGTCAGGCGGAACTTCTTGCCGATACGCTTTCGCTGCTATTCGAAGGCGCGCGCGTCAGCGTGCAGACCGTTGGCACTGAAGGCCCCAGCACGCAATTCGTGCGCATGGCGGAGGGTTTGATCCTGTCCTTCAGGGGCGGCGCCAGCGCAGGCTGA